In one window of Streptomyces sp. FXJ1.172 DNA:
- a CDS encoding NUDIX hydrolase gives MDELVERVDDQDRVLGVVVSRRQAIREGWLHRVAVTVCRDERGRILVHRRSERLSRFPGFYEVLVGGAVDVGESYEQAAARELAEELGTRVLPRLLFTFINRSGLSPHWLGVHEAVVPDAVVPDPDEVAWHGWLTEPELRSALLEWRFTPDSHEAFSRYLAFRAAQS, from the coding sequence GTGGATGAACTGGTGGAGCGTGTCGACGATCAAGATCGTGTGCTGGGGGTGGTGGTCAGCCGCCGGCAGGCCATCCGGGAGGGTTGGCTGCACCGGGTCGCCGTGACGGTGTGTCGTGATGAGCGTGGCCGGATCCTCGTCCACCGGCGGTCGGAGCGGCTGTCGCGCTTCCCCGGGTTCTACGAGGTCCTGGTCGGTGGCGCGGTGGATGTCGGTGAGTCCTATGAACAGGCCGCTGCGCGGGAGCTGGCTGAAGAGCTGGGCACTCGTGTGCTGCCGCGCTTGCTGTTCACGTTCATCAACCGCAGCGGTTTGAGCCCTCACTGGCTCGGCGTGCACGAAGCCGTGGTGCCGGACGCCGTGGTCCCCGATCCCGATGAGGTCGCCTGGCATGGCTGGCTGACGGAGCCGGAGCTGCGGTCGGCCCTGCTGGAGTGGCGCTTCACCCCCGACAGCCACGAAGCCTTCAGCCGGTATCTCGCGTTCCGGGCTGCGCAGTCCTGA
- a CDS encoding class I SAM-dependent methyltransferase produces MNHQSAAEVAAVAALLQIGAELRIDHVLDSADAFSVAELAGVANVPEGGAAEFVRALAAAGLVAETETAGRFRVSEDYAQWKHAAGYLSWSLNANRPFIEHAREFLTDREATARLHQRDGRRVAVSSRWIGEPTFYPAVIDRVQAAGARRVADLGAGAAGLLIKLLQQEPQRTGLALDISAAACAAAREAADRAGVGDRLEVVERPIESLLEDSGVLEGADAIVACFVMHDIVRDDTLSGGVLRTCRSALAPGGRLLVADAVSYAQDERERKFSALFTYLHANFMDVPLPSEKEWEDKFHAAGFSQVETVTEILPGARVFVAAK; encoded by the coding sequence ATGAATCACCAGTCCGCCGCCGAAGTCGCGGCGGTCGCCGCGCTGTTGCAGATCGGTGCCGAACTCCGTATCGATCACGTCCTGGATTCGGCGGACGCTTTCAGCGTCGCCGAACTGGCCGGGGTGGCGAATGTCCCCGAGGGCGGGGCCGCGGAATTCGTGCGCGCCCTCGCCGCCGCCGGCCTGGTGGCCGAGACGGAGACCGCGGGCCGGTTCCGGGTGTCCGAGGACTACGCGCAGTGGAAGCACGCCGCCGGCTATCTGTCCTGGTCGCTGAACGCGAACCGGCCGTTCATCGAACATGCGCGGGAGTTCCTCACCGACCGGGAGGCCACGGCGCGCCTCCACCAGCGCGACGGGCGGCGGGTCGCCGTCAGCTCGCGCTGGATCGGCGAGCCCACCTTCTACCCGGCCGTCATCGACCGGGTACAGGCCGCCGGCGCCAGGCGCGTCGCCGACCTGGGAGCGGGCGCCGCCGGACTGCTCATCAAACTCCTCCAGCAGGAGCCGCAGCGCACCGGCCTGGCCCTCGACATCAGCGCCGCGGCCTGTGCCGCTGCCCGCGAGGCTGCTGACCGGGCCGGCGTCGGCGACCGGCTGGAGGTGGTGGAACGGCCCATCGAGTCACTGCTGGAGGACTCCGGCGTGCTCGAGGGCGCGGACGCCATCGTCGCCTGCTTCGTCATGCACGACATCGTCCGGGACGACACGCTGTCCGGCGGCGTGCTGCGCACTTGCCGCTCCGCGCTCGCCCCCGGCGGCCGGCTGCTGGTCGCCGACGCCGTCTCCTACGCGCAGGACGAGCGGGAGCGCAAGTTCAGCGCCCTCTTCACCTATCTGCACGCGAACTTCATGGACGTACCGCTGCCCAGCGAGAAGGAATGGGAGGACAAGTTCCACGCCGCAGGCTTCTCGCAGGTGGAGACCGTCACCGAGATCCTGCCCGGCGCACGCGTCTTCGTGGCGGCCAAGTGA
- a CDS encoding YybH family protein, whose translation MKTAITDPALLPGAFEDALNGGDVEGVLALFAPGATMRTPTGEVITGHEALRREISGTVAARGRLTNIPRHTLVGAEAALLVTDWTLEVTAPDGQRVAPTGTTANVACRGVDGCWRFAVLNPLGTA comes from the coding sequence GTGAAGACTGCGATCACCGACCCCGCACTGCTGCCCGGCGCGTTCGAGGATGCCCTGAACGGCGGTGACGTCGAGGGCGTGCTGGCGCTGTTCGCCCCTGGCGCCACCATGCGCACGCCGACCGGCGAGGTCATCACCGGTCACGAGGCGCTGCGCCGGGAGATCAGCGGGACCGTCGCCGCCCGTGGACGGCTCACCAACATCCCCCGGCACACCCTGGTCGGCGCCGAAGCCGCGCTGCTGGTCACCGACTGGACCCTCGAAGTCACCGCCCCCGACGGCCAGCGTGTCGCCCCGACCGGCACCACCGCCAATGTCGCGTGCCGAGGCGTCGACGGCTGCTGGCGGTTCGCCGTGCTCAATCCGCTCGGCACGGCCTGA
- a CDS encoding 2-keto-4-pentenoate hydratase codes for MTRAQETSSETRARVGVFRYAPPEPTALHRELAGELWTAGRDLRPVPPLSVRHPDLTLADAYAVQHLVKAREVADGATIVGCKIGATSKAIQQMFDIDHPDSGFLTDRMILADKTRLDVSRFISPKVEGEIAFRIGEDLAGADVTAQDVLDASAEVYPVLEVLDSRFRNWRIKLVDTVADNASTAGAVLGAPAPHQGVDLAAEWMTFEAGGQVQRAQGSAVMGHPAESVACLVRILSAQQEGIRAGEIVLAGSWAGAVDLVPGTVVSASFPSLGSVSLTVDGPDTAAD; via the coding sequence GTGACCCGCGCACAGGAGACGTCGAGCGAGACCAGGGCCCGGGTCGGGGTCTTCCGGTACGCGCCGCCGGAGCCGACCGCGCTCCATCGCGAGCTGGCCGGGGAGCTGTGGACCGCGGGCCGTGACCTTCGGCCCGTGCCGCCGCTCTCCGTCCGTCACCCGGACCTCACACTGGCCGACGCCTACGCCGTCCAGCACCTGGTCAAGGCGCGGGAAGTGGCCGACGGCGCCACGATCGTGGGCTGCAAGATCGGCGCCACGAGCAAAGCCATCCAGCAGATGTTCGACATCGACCACCCCGACTCCGGCTTCCTGACCGACCGGATGATCCTGGCGGACAAGACCCGCCTGGACGTGAGCCGGTTCATCAGCCCCAAGGTCGAGGGCGAGATCGCTTTCCGGATCGGTGAGGACCTGGCCGGCGCCGACGTGACGGCGCAGGACGTGCTGGACGCGTCCGCCGAGGTGTATCCCGTGCTGGAGGTGCTGGACAGCCGGTTCAGAAACTGGCGGATCAAACTGGTCGACACCGTCGCCGACAACGCGTCCACGGCCGGGGCCGTGCTGGGCGCCCCCGCCCCGCACCAGGGGGTCGACCTGGCCGCGGAGTGGATGACGTTCGAAGCGGGCGGGCAGGTCCAGCGCGCTCAGGGCTCGGCCGTGATGGGCCACCCTGCGGAGTCCGTCGCCTGTCTGGTGCGCATCCTCTCCGCCCAGCAGGAAGGCATCCGGGCCGGGGAGATCGTTCTCGCCGGTTCCTGGGCCGGTGCTGTGGACCTCGTGCCGGGCACCGTGGTCAGCGCGTCGTTCCCCTCTCTGGGTTCCGTCTCGCTGACCGTGGACGGGCCGGACACGGCCGCAGACTGA
- a CDS encoding LysR family transcriptional regulator translates to MEMTLVGLRVLREVAQRGTFTAAADALGYTQSAVSRQMAALEQATGARLFDRYPGGVRLTGSGRALLRHAVVALDALEAADRELHGAQEVERGRVRLGFFPTAGAVIVPRALAFLRQEHPHIQVTTREGTTPSLVRALRAGTLDLALLSSRPPHRSPDTDDPPLSVESLLETHLAVAVPAGGPFAERGSVGVEEIAREPWIASPGTADEPLLGVWPGLPGRPTVRHTARDWLTKLHLVAAGAGITTATPTLLPVVPPGVRLVPVEGVAEEIRRISLVRMPGPLSAPAQALARALRRQAADLAD, encoded by the coding sequence ATGGAGATGACGCTGGTCGGGCTGCGGGTGCTGCGTGAGGTGGCGCAGCGGGGCACCTTCACGGCCGCAGCAGACGCGCTCGGGTACACGCAGTCGGCCGTCTCCCGGCAGATGGCCGCGCTGGAACAGGCGACCGGCGCCCGGCTCTTCGACCGCTACCCCGGCGGTGTCCGGCTGACCGGCTCAGGCCGTGCCCTGCTGCGGCACGCCGTGGTCGCCCTGGACGCCCTGGAGGCTGCCGACCGGGAGTTGCACGGAGCGCAGGAGGTCGAGAGGGGCCGCGTCCGGCTCGGCTTCTTCCCCACCGCCGGAGCGGTGATCGTGCCCCGTGCCCTGGCGTTCCTGCGCCAGGAGCACCCGCACATCCAGGTGACGACGCGTGAGGGAACCACTCCCTCGCTGGTGCGCGCGCTGCGCGCCGGCACCCTGGATCTCGCCCTCCTCTCCTCCCGGCCACCGCACCGCTCGCCCGACACGGACGATCCGCCCCTGAGTGTCGAGTCGCTGCTGGAAACCCACCTGGCCGTGGCGGTGCCGGCAGGCGGCCCGTTCGCCGAACGGGGCAGCGTCGGCGTCGAGGAGATCGCGCGAGAGCCGTGGATCGCCAGTCCCGGCACCGCGGACGAGCCACTGCTCGGCGTCTGGCCAGGTCTGCCCGGGCGGCCCACGGTCCGCCACACTGCCCGGGACTGGCTGACCAAGCTCCACCTGGTCGCGGCCGGCGCCGGCATCACCACGGCCACGCCGACGCTGCTGCCCGTCGTCCCGCCCGGCGTACGCCTCGTGCCCGTCGAAGGCGTCGCGGAGGAGATACGACGCATCAGCCTGGTGCGCATGCCGGGTCCCCTCAGCGCACCCGCGCAGGCGCTGGCACGCGCCCTACGCCGACAAGCCGCCGACCTCGCCGACTGA
- a CDS encoding glycerophosphodiester phosphodiesterase, giving the protein MSFFTIGHRGVMAAEPENTLRSFLRAEREGLDGIELDLHLSKDGQLVVMHDETLDRTTNGSGPIADQKLRQLKKLDAGLGERIPTFGEVLDAVGPTLPIQAEIKDVAAARSLARVLTDRGLLDRVSVLSFHDVALIEIHNLLPQARTVLVAGPSAHRDTFVGRAQKVGSTLVSVELRQLNRAIVEKCAAAGIDVMAWTVNDERDLALARTLGLVGCVTDQPGMKRLVKATL; this is encoded by the coding sequence GTGTCTTTCTTCACCATCGGCCACCGCGGTGTCATGGCCGCCGAGCCGGAGAACACCCTGCGTTCCTTCCTGCGGGCCGAACGCGAGGGGCTGGACGGCATCGAACTGGACCTGCACCTGAGCAAGGACGGCCAGCTGGTCGTCATGCACGACGAGACCCTGGACCGCACGACGAACGGCTCCGGTCCGATCGCCGACCAGAAGTTGCGGCAGCTCAAGAAGCTCGACGCCGGCCTCGGCGAGCGCATCCCCACGTTCGGGGAGGTACTCGACGCTGTCGGGCCGACGCTGCCGATCCAGGCGGAGATCAAGGACGTGGCCGCCGCCCGTTCGCTGGCCAGGGTGCTCACCGACCGCGGCCTGCTGGACCGGGTCTCGGTGCTGTCGTTCCACGACGTGGCGCTCATCGAGATCCACAATCTGCTGCCGCAGGCCCGCACCGTGCTCGTGGCAGGCCCCAGCGCGCACCGCGACACCTTCGTCGGCCGCGCCCAGAAGGTCGGTTCGACCCTGGTCAGCGTGGAGTTGCGCCAGCTGAACCGGGCCATCGTGGAGAAGTGCGCCGCCGCCGGCATCGACGTGATGGCCTGGACCGTCAACGACGAGCGCGACCTGGCGCTGGCCCGGACACTCGGCCTGGTGGGCTGCGTGACCGACCAGCCCGGCATGAAGCGGCTGGTCAAGGCCACGCTCTGA
- a CDS encoding RNA-guided endonuclease InsQ/TnpB family protein: MQLRYNYRAYPDASQRRALASAFGCARVVWNDCLRDRKEAHAAGLPYVKSAELSRLRITQAKHTEERAWLADVSAVVLQQSLRDLDTAYKNFFDSVKGKRQGRKVGPPRYKSKKDTRQSIRLNTNAFCLRSDGGVYVAKVGSLKVKWSRRLPAAPTSLTVTKDSCGRYFLSFVVDTEPDILPGLDVDVGIDLGLSAFAVLSDGSKIDSPRFLRRAEKKLKRLQCELSRKAKGSKNRAKARMKVARQHAKVADRRRDWHHKASTQIIRDNQAVYVEDLAVSGLGRTRLAKSVHDAGWSAFVGMLEYKAALHGRTFAKVDRAFPSSQVCSACGLRDGPKALHVREWTCGECGTVHDRDHNAARNVLFEGRRIVAAGRVETQNASWSAGKTRTKVPAQRGEAGSPRKGQPTQAGTPGL, encoded by the coding sequence GTGCAGCTCCGCTACAACTACCGGGCCTACCCGGACGCCTCCCAGCGTCGCGCGCTGGCAAGTGCGTTCGGCTGCGCCCGCGTGGTGTGGAACGACTGCCTGCGCGACCGCAAAGAAGCGCACGCGGCAGGACTGCCGTACGTAAAGTCGGCAGAACTGTCCCGGCTTCGCATCACCCAGGCCAAACACACCGAGGAACGCGCCTGGCTCGCCGACGTATCAGCCGTCGTCCTGCAACAGTCCCTTCGGGACCTCGACACTGCCTATAAGAATTTCTTCGACTCGGTCAAGGGCAAGCGGCAGGGCCGCAAGGTCGGCCCTCCCCGATACAAATCGAAGAAGGACACCCGGCAGTCGATCCGCCTGAACACCAACGCCTTCTGCCTCCGCAGCGACGGCGGGGTGTACGTGGCCAAGGTCGGCAGCCTCAAGGTCAAGTGGTCCCGCCGGCTTCCGGCCGCACCCACGTCCCTGACTGTCACCAAAGACAGCTGCGGCCGGTACTTCCTCAGCTTCGTCGTGGACACCGAGCCGGACATCCTCCCCGGCCTGGACGTCGACGTCGGTATCGATCTCGGCCTGTCCGCCTTCGCCGTCCTCTCCGACGGAAGCAAGATCGACAGCCCCCGCTTCCTGCGCCGGGCCGAGAAGAAACTCAAGCGCCTTCAGTGTGAGCTGTCCCGCAAGGCCAAGGGATCGAAGAACCGGGCCAAGGCCCGCATGAAGGTCGCACGCCAGCACGCCAAGGTGGCGGACCGGCGCCGGGACTGGCACCACAAGGCTTCCACACAGATCATTCGCGACAACCAAGCGGTGTACGTGGAAGACCTCGCGGTGTCCGGCCTCGGGCGCACCCGGCTCGCCAAGTCCGTGCACGACGCGGGATGGTCCGCGTTCGTCGGCATGCTGGAGTACAAGGCGGCTCTGCACGGCCGCACCTTCGCCAAGGTGGACCGCGCTTTCCCGTCCTCGCAGGTCTGCTCGGCCTGCGGATTGCGGGACGGCCCCAAGGCCCTGCACGTCCGCGAGTGGACGTGCGGCGAATGCGGCACCGTACACGACCGCGACCACAACGCAGCACGTAACGTCCTCTTCGAAGGACGCCGAATCGTCGCCGCCGGACGGGTGGAGACGCAAAACGCCTCGTGGAGCGCCGGTAAGACCAGGACGAAAGTCCCGGCCCAGCGCGGTGAAGCAGGAAGCCCCCGGAAGGGTCAGCCGACCCAGGCCGGAACCCCTGGACTTTAG
- the dmpG gene encoding 4-hydroxy-2-oxovalerate aldolase: MTTTATSRLSICDTTLRDGNHAVAHQLGHADIRAYARAAEAAGADVVEVGHGNGLGASSIQVGLAALSDTEMLTVAKAELRGARLGALSIPGFASVEKHLKPALDCGVDEVRVGAHCTEADVTQQQIGMLRAMGVTVKGMLLMSHMAPADKLLEQARLMQGYGAEAVILMDSAGAYTPKDVKEKVSTLVEHLDIEIGFHAHNNLGLSVMNSLTAVESGATIIDVTARGFGAGAGNAPLELLAANLHVQEIASRVRLFEALDAADLAEEMFVKHVPTNDSITIASGIAGVFSGFAAPVRRAAERFQVDPREILMELGRRRVVAGQEDAIIEVAMALAASGGPQSDPM; this comes from the coding sequence ATGACTACGACAGCCACGTCCCGTCTGTCGATCTGCGACACGACGCTCAGGGACGGCAATCACGCGGTGGCCCATCAGCTCGGTCACGCCGACATCCGCGCCTATGCCAGGGCGGCCGAGGCGGCTGGGGCGGACGTGGTGGAGGTCGGGCACGGCAACGGACTGGGGGCCTCCTCCATCCAGGTCGGGCTGGCCGCGCTGAGCGACACGGAGATGCTCACCGTTGCCAAGGCCGAACTGCGCGGGGCGCGGCTCGGCGCGCTGTCCATTCCCGGCTTCGCGAGCGTCGAGAAGCACCTCAAGCCCGCGCTGGACTGCGGGGTCGACGAGGTCCGGGTGGGTGCGCACTGCACCGAGGCGGATGTCACCCAGCAGCAGATCGGGATGCTGCGGGCCATGGGCGTCACGGTCAAGGGGATGCTCCTGATGAGCCACATGGCACCCGCGGACAAGCTCCTCGAACAGGCCAGGCTCATGCAGGGCTACGGCGCCGAGGCGGTCATCCTCATGGATTCCGCGGGCGCCTACACCCCGAAGGACGTCAAGGAGAAGGTCAGCACCCTCGTCGAACACCTCGACATCGAGATCGGTTTCCACGCCCACAACAACCTCGGCCTGTCGGTGATGAACAGCCTCACCGCCGTCGAGTCCGGCGCCACCATCATCGACGTGACGGCGCGCGGCTTCGGTGCCGGAGCGGGCAACGCGCCGCTCGAACTGCTGGCCGCGAACCTGCACGTCCAGGAGATCGCGTCCCGGGTACGGCTCTTCGAGGCGCTGGACGCGGCGGATCTCGCCGAGGAGATGTTCGTCAAGCACGTGCCGACCAACGACAGCATCACCATCGCCAGCGGAATCGCCGGCGTGTTCTCCGGGTTCGCCGCCCCGGTGCGCCGGGCCGCCGAGCGCTTCCAGGTGGATCCGCGGGAAATCCTCATGGAACTCGGCCGCAGGCGCGTGGTGGCCGGCCAGGAGGACGCCATCATCGAGGTCGCGATGGCCCTGGCTGCCTCGGGCGGGCCGCAGTCGGACCCCATGTGA
- a CDS encoding tautomerase family protein: protein MNEHPTSGTSGLGGWCPSFLPTLSMKHSAHCARKEGQEIMPLINVYLRQGTTPEYRRNVSLGIHKAMVDVLKVPQDDQFHVFHEVTPDNFQMQPVVFGLRRSERAMFIQLSFNHRTAEQKAELFQSIVDNLRLFADVPQEDILMTINETARENWWAAGRVVNPATGYDERMNDVLTGPEATS, encoded by the coding sequence ATGAACGAGCACCCCACCAGCGGAACCTCCGGACTGGGCGGCTGGTGCCCCTCCTTCCTCCCGACGCTCTCGATGAAGCACAGCGCGCACTGCGCGCGAAAAGAAGGGCAAGAGATCATGCCTCTGATCAACGTCTACCTGCGCCAGGGGACCACGCCCGAGTACCGCCGGAATGTGTCCCTCGGTATCCACAAGGCCATGGTCGACGTGCTGAAGGTCCCCCAGGACGACCAGTTCCATGTCTTCCACGAGGTCACGCCCGACAACTTCCAGATGCAGCCAGTCGTGTTCGGCCTGCGGCGAAGCGAGCGTGCCATGTTCATCCAGCTGTCCTTCAACCACCGCACCGCCGAGCAGAAGGCCGAGCTGTTCCAGTCGATCGTCGACAACCTCCGGCTTTTCGCCGACGTCCCCCAAGAGGACATCCTGATGACGATCAACGAAACAGCCAGGGAGAACTGGTGGGCCGCCGGCCGCGTCGTCAACCCCGCCACCGGGTACGACGAGCGCATGAACGACGTCCTCACCGGCCCCGAGGCCACGAGCTGA
- a CDS encoding helix-turn-helix domain-containing protein has translation MVKVGQRDVIDIAYHNPDRPRLGIEVLTFDVLRRRMKRAVTRTASRPDFHQLLLVRGGEATMMVDFVPQPCAPGRLLHLRPGQVQRFPTDAEGRLAELDAVLVLFTAAFPPRLPQLASLLDGFGPAGWTLSPGDHQVLDRTLAEITAEYHTLEDRREDTDADLTVPLLRQLLGMLLLRLARLPHSDRAASAMAGGEVFRAFRYELERSFAATRSVQKYAAQLGYSPRTLTRACQAATGRTAKELIDARAALEAQRLLVHTDLPVAAIGRVLGFSEPANFGKFFTRETGDTPGGFRTRRR, from the coding sequence ATGGTCAAAGTTGGACAACGCGACGTCATCGACATCGCCTACCACAATCCCGACCGCCCGCGGCTGGGCATCGAGGTCCTGACGTTCGACGTCCTGCGCCGCCGCATGAAAAGGGCGGTCACCCGCACCGCGAGCCGGCCGGACTTCCACCAACTGCTCCTCGTACGGGGCGGTGAGGCAACCATGATGGTCGATTTCGTCCCCCAGCCCTGCGCACCGGGCAGACTGCTGCATCTGCGGCCCGGGCAGGTCCAGCGGTTCCCGACCGATGCGGAGGGCCGCCTGGCCGAACTGGATGCCGTGCTGGTGCTGTTCACCGCCGCCTTCCCACCGCGCCTGCCTCAGCTCGCGTCCCTCCTCGACGGCTTCGGGCCGGCCGGCTGGACGCTGTCCCCGGGCGACCACCAGGTTCTCGACCGGACCCTGGCCGAGATCACGGCCGAGTACCACACCCTGGAGGACCGCCGGGAGGACACGGACGCCGACCTCACCGTCCCACTGCTGCGCCAGCTCCTCGGCATGCTGTTGCTGCGCCTGGCCCGGCTGCCCCATTCGGACCGTGCCGCCTCGGCGATGGCCGGCGGCGAGGTCTTCCGTGCCTTCCGGTACGAGCTGGAGCGCTCCTTCGCCGCCACCCGCTCCGTGCAGAAGTACGCCGCCCAACTCGGCTACTCACCACGCACTCTGACCCGGGCCTGCCAAGCCGCCACCGGCCGCACCGCCAAAGAACTCATCGACGCCCGCGCCGCCCTGGAGGCGCAGCGCCTGCTCGTGCACACCGACCTGCCCGTCGCCGCGATCGGCCGGGTGCTCGGATTCTCCGAACCCGCCAACTTCGGGAAGTTCTTCACCCGCGAAACCGGCGACACCCCCGGCGGCTTCCGCACCCGCCGGCGCTGA
- a CDS encoding SMI1/KNR4 family protein codes for MASWDEDGVRARIREMAAQDPGWERFGADTHRYELAPRLPEAEIRAFEESHGIGLPMEYRSFVAEVGNGPAGPCHGLMPLTVPRPEADEEWAVDGAWEEDRLPGRLAEPFPLSEPLPGRISAPAEALTPGTLMLAERGCGMFIRLILNGPRAGEVWQIDPDWGGFVPVSPDFRAWYTDWLESP; via the coding sequence ATGGCGAGTTGGGACGAGGACGGCGTACGCGCACGGATACGGGAGATGGCAGCCCAGGACCCGGGGTGGGAGCGCTTCGGGGCGGACACGCACCGGTACGAGCTGGCGCCTCGGTTGCCGGAGGCGGAGATCCGGGCATTCGAGGAGTCCCACGGCATCGGTCTGCCGATGGAGTACCGATCCTTCGTCGCAGAGGTGGGCAATGGTCCCGCCGGTCCGTGCCACGGATTGATGCCGTTGACCGTCCCCCGTCCGGAGGCCGACGAGGAGTGGGCCGTGGACGGCGCGTGGGAGGAAGACCGACTGCCGGGCCGACTCGCCGAGCCGTTCCCTCTCAGCGAACCCCTGCCCGGTCGGATCAGCGCACCGGCCGAGGCACTGACCCCGGGCACGCTCATGCTGGCCGAACGGGGCTGCGGCATGTTCATCCGGCTGATCCTCAACGGCCCCCGTGCCGGCGAGGTCTGGCAGATCGATCCGGACTGGGGCGGCTTCGTACCGGTTAGCCCCGATTTTCGTGCCTGGTACACCGATTGGCTGGAGAGCCCGTAA
- a CDS encoding acetaldehyde dehydrogenase (acetylating) has product MRTQTSPDSDPLRVGIIGTGNIGTDLLLKVLRSPALRCDMFAGRRAESPGIELAKSRGVPTSADGIDAIVALADQLDVVMDATSANDAVRHWSLIEPLGLKFIDLTPANQGKFCVPALNLEECLDEQYVGMVTCGGQAAVPMASCLDQASEGLSYLEIVTASSSRSVGPASRANLDEYVLTTQTATRRFCDVEDTKTILIINPADPPIVMRNSITVNASEQVDMHVLRAAVDTMEKTIRSYVPGYRVVVPPVRASGRIMITVEVEGRGDWLPPSAGNLDIITCAAVAVAEARAER; this is encoded by the coding sequence ATGCGTACGCAGACGAGTCCGGACTCGGATCCGCTCCGCGTCGGGATTATCGGAACCGGAAACATAGGAACGGACCTCCTGCTCAAGGTTCTCCGTTCTCCCGCGCTGCGGTGCGACATGTTCGCCGGCCGACGTGCGGAGTCTCCGGGTATCGAATTGGCCAAGTCCCGCGGTGTGCCCACGAGTGCGGACGGTATCGACGCGATCGTCGCCTTGGCGGACCAACTTGATGTCGTCATGGATGCGACCTCCGCGAACGACGCGGTACGTCACTGGTCGCTGATCGAACCCCTCGGGCTGAAATTCATCGACCTCACCCCGGCAAACCAGGGCAAGTTCTGCGTACCGGCACTGAATCTCGAGGAATGCCTGGACGAGCAGTACGTCGGCATGGTCACCTGCGGCGGTCAGGCTGCGGTCCCCATGGCCTCCTGCCTCGACCAGGCGTCCGAGGGCCTGTCCTATCTGGAAATCGTCACGGCCAGTTCATCGCGCAGCGTCGGCCCGGCCTCGCGGGCGAACCTGGACGAATATGTGCTCACCACGCAGACGGCCACCCGCCGGTTCTGCGATGTCGAGGACACCAAGACGATCCTCATCATCAATCCCGCCGACCCGCCGATCGTCATGCGCAACTCCATCACGGTGAACGCGTCCGAACAGGTCGACATGCACGTCCTGCGCGCGGCGGTCGACACCATGGAGAAGACGATCCGGTCCTACGTTCCCGGGTACCGCGTCGTCGTTCCCCCGGTACGCGCTTCCGGCCGCATCATGATCACGGTGGAAGTGGAGGGCCGCGGCGACTGGTTGCCGCCCTCCGCCGGCAACCTGGACATCATCACGTGCGCGGCCGTCGCCGTCGCCGAGGCCCGAGCGGAGAGGTGA
- a CDS encoding GNAT family N-acetyltransferase, which translates to MSDLHFRQPDDDATLRDWQYVHNEIIPAHVLSMDEIRERAQRYHLEVAYLDDVLVGCSTVRPPTDDTLTATVIARVLAPHRGQGFGEELYARGLTQARELGAKVIETVVLSCNEDGLRFACKHGFAEIDRYLLPGESIPWIDLRLA; encoded by the coding sequence ATGTCTGATCTTCACTTCCGGCAGCCCGACGATGACGCCACGCTCAGGGACTGGCAATATGTCCACAACGAGATCATTCCTGCGCACGTCCTGTCCATGGACGAGATACGGGAACGCGCACAGCGCTACCACCTCGAGGTTGCGTACCTCGATGACGTCCTCGTGGGCTGCAGCACCGTGCGCCCTCCCACGGACGACACGTTGACGGCCACGGTGATCGCCCGCGTCCTCGCTCCTCACCGTGGGCAGGGGTTCGGCGAGGAACTCTATGCGCGCGGGCTCACCCAGGCACGGGAGTTGGGCGCGAAGGTGATCGAAACGGTGGTCCTGTCCTGCAACGAGGACGGATTGCGGTTCGCATGCAAGCACGGGTTCGCCGAGATCGACCGGTACCTGCTGCCGGGAGAATCCATTCCTTGGATCGATCTGCGCCTTGCCTGA
- a CDS encoding VOC family protein has product MPIKKFQVTFDCAEPERLARFWCEVLGYVVPPPPEGFATWDDFKRVQPPEQQDAWFACIDPSGVGPRLYFQRVPEGKAAKNRVHLDVRVGTGLVGEERLAALEAECARLVPLGAVHVRTLYDGNDACIPMLDIEGNEFCID; this is encoded by the coding sequence ATGCCGATCAAGAAGTTCCAAGTCACCTTCGACTGCGCAGAACCTGAGCGCCTCGCCCGTTTCTGGTGCGAGGTGTTGGGGTACGTCGTACCGCCGCCACCGGAGGGGTTTGCCACTTGGGACGATTTCAAGCGCGTCCAGCCACCTGAGCAGCAGGACGCATGGTTTGCCTGCATCGACCCCTCAGGCGTGGGCCCGCGGCTTTACTTCCAGCGCGTACCTGAAGGCAAGGCCGCCAAGAACCGGGTGCATCTTGATGTGCGGGTCGGCACCGGACTCGTGGGTGAAGAGCGCCTTGCCGCACTTGAGGCCGAGTGCGCACGGCTGGTCCCGCTCGGCGCGGTACACGTGCGAACGCTGTACGACGGCAATGATGCGTGCATCCCGATGTTGGACATCGAGGGCAATGAGTTCTGCATCGACTGA